Proteins co-encoded in one Callospermophilus lateralis isolate mCalLat2 chromosome 2, mCalLat2.hap1, whole genome shotgun sequence genomic window:
- the Arid3c gene encoding AT-rich interactive domain-containing protein 3C isoform X3, which produces MEVLQRQQAARLAQGVGPLVPPHPPLPSRPPFPSPQTLQAPEGALGEIGADEEKDAEEDEEGEEAGAEQEATDESCPRAQGPSSPSSQPPGPHPHEWTYEEQFKQLYELDADPRRKEFLDDLFSFMQKRGTPVNRVPIMAKQVLDLYALFRLVTAKGGLVEVINRKVWREVTRGLSLPTTITSAAFTLRTQYMKYLYPYECETRALSSPGELQAAIDSNRREGRRQAYTAAPLFTLAGPPARGAPGPASGPGPGPAPPATLSGSGSGPAQGSASGLPALACAQLSPSPIKKEERLDGPLNLAGSGISSINMALEINGVVYTGVLFARRQPVPASQGPTNPAPPPSTGHPSSNLP; this is translated from the exons ATGGAGGTCCTGCAGAGACAGCAGGCTGCTCGTCTGGCCCAAGGGGTGGGGCCCTTGGTTCCTCCACATCCACCGCTGCCATCCCGACCTCCCTTTCCTAGTCCCCAGACCCTGCAGGCTCCAGAGGGGGCCTTGGGGGAAATTGGGGCTGATGAAGAGAAGGATGCTGAAGAGGATGAGGAGGGGGAGGAAGCTGGAGCAGAGCAGGAGGCAACTGATGAGAGTTGTCCAAGGGCCCAGGGCCCCAGCTCACCTTCCAGCCAGCCCCCTGGACCCCATCCCCACGAGTGGACCTATGAGGAGCAGTTCAAGCAG TTGTATGAACTTGATGCAGACCCCAGGAGGAAGGAATTTCTGGATGACCTGTTTAGCTTCATGCAGAAGAGGG GGACACCAGTGAATCGTGTGCCCATTATGGCGAAGCAGGTGCTGGACCTGTATGCGCTGTTTCGCCTGGTGACTGCTAAGGGCGGCCTGGTGGAAGTCATCAACCGAAAAGTGTGGCGGGAGGTCACGCGGGGCCTCAGTTTGCCCACCACCATCACCTCAGCCGCCTTCACTCTCCGCACCCA GTACATGAAGTACCTGTACCCGTACGAGTGCGAGACGCGGGCGCTCAGCTCCCCGGGGGAACTCCAGGCCGCCATAGACAGCAATCGGCGCGAGGGCCGTCGCCAAGCTTACACCGCAGCTCCGCTCTTCACCTTAGCAGGGCCACCCGCTAGGGGCGCTCCCGGCCCCGcctctggccctggccctggcccagcCCCGCCCGCAACTCTCTCAGGCTCTGGTTCTGGACCCGCCCAGGGTTCCGCCTCTGGCCTACCAGCGCTTGCTTGCGCCCAGCTGAGTCCCAGCCCTATTAAGAAAG AAGAGCGGCTGGATGGGCCCCTCAATCTGGCAGGCAGTGGCATCAGCAGTATCAACATGGCGCTAGAGATCAACGGGGTAGTCTACACTG GTGTTCTCTTTGCTCGCCGCCAGCCTGTGCCAGCTTCCCAGGGCCCAACCAACCCTGCACCCCCACCTTCTACTGGGCACCCTTCCAGCAACTTGCCCTGA
- the Arid3c gene encoding AT-rich interactive domain-containing protein 3C isoform X2: MEVLQRQQAARLAQGVGPLVPPHPPLPSRPPFPSPQTLQAPEGALGEIGADEEKDAEEDEEGEEAGAEQEATDESCPRAQGPSSPSSQPPGPHPHEWTYEEQFKQLYELDADPRRKEFLDDLFSFMQKRGTPVNRVPIMAKQVLDLYALFRLVTAKGGLVEVINRKVWREVTRGLSLPTTITSAAFTLRTQYMKYLYPYECETRALSSPGELQAAIDSNRREGRRQAYTAAPLFTLAGPPARGAPGPASGPGPGPAPPATLSGSGSGPAQGSASGLPALACAQLSPSPIKKEESGIPTPHLQLPVGLALGPPREKLATEEPPEKRAVLMSPVDPPRPSAPPSFLPRSKVPLRGVLFARRQPVPASQGPTNPAPPPSTGHPSSNLP, encoded by the exons ATGGAGGTCCTGCAGAGACAGCAGGCTGCTCGTCTGGCCCAAGGGGTGGGGCCCTTGGTTCCTCCACATCCACCGCTGCCATCCCGACCTCCCTTTCCTAGTCCCCAGACCCTGCAGGCTCCAGAGGGGGCCTTGGGGGAAATTGGGGCTGATGAAGAGAAGGATGCTGAAGAGGATGAGGAGGGGGAGGAAGCTGGAGCAGAGCAGGAGGCAACTGATGAGAGTTGTCCAAGGGCCCAGGGCCCCAGCTCACCTTCCAGCCAGCCCCCTGGACCCCATCCCCACGAGTGGACCTATGAGGAGCAGTTCAAGCAG TTGTATGAACTTGATGCAGACCCCAGGAGGAAGGAATTTCTGGATGACCTGTTTAGCTTCATGCAGAAGAGGG GGACACCAGTGAATCGTGTGCCCATTATGGCGAAGCAGGTGCTGGACCTGTATGCGCTGTTTCGCCTGGTGACTGCTAAGGGCGGCCTGGTGGAAGTCATCAACCGAAAAGTGTGGCGGGAGGTCACGCGGGGCCTCAGTTTGCCCACCACCATCACCTCAGCCGCCTTCACTCTCCGCACCCA GTACATGAAGTACCTGTACCCGTACGAGTGCGAGACGCGGGCGCTCAGCTCCCCGGGGGAACTCCAGGCCGCCATAGACAGCAATCGGCGCGAGGGCCGTCGCCAAGCTTACACCGCAGCTCCGCTCTTCACCTTAGCAGGGCCACCCGCTAGGGGCGCTCCCGGCCCCGcctctggccctggccctggcccagcCCCGCCCGCAACTCTCTCAGGCTCTGGTTCTGGACCCGCCCAGGGTTCCGCCTCTGGCCTACCAGCGCTTGCTTGCGCCCAGCTGAGTCCCAGCCCTATTAAGAAAG AGGAGAGTGGAATTCCAACCCCTCATCTGCAACTACCTGTGGGCCTTGCCTTGGGACCACCACGGGAGAAGTTGGCAACAGAGGAGCCTCCAGAGAAGAGGGCTGTGCTAATGAGCCCTGTGGACCCACCTCGACCCAGTGCACCCCCCAGTTTCCTGCCCCGCAGCAAAGTTCCCTTGAGGG GTGTTCTCTTTGCTCGCCGCCAGCCTGTGCCAGCTTCCCAGGGCCCAACCAACCCTGCACCCCCACCTTCTACTGGGCACCCTTCCAGCAACTTGCCCTGA
- the Dctn3 gene encoding dynactin subunit 3 yields the protein MAALTDVQRLQARVEELERWVYGPSGARGTRKVADGLVKVQVALGNIASKRERVKILYKKIEDLIKYLDPEYIDRIAIPDATKLQFILAEEQFILSQVALLEQVDNLVPMLDSAPIKAVPEHAARLQHLAQIHIQQQDKCVEITEESKALLEEYNKITMLLSKQFVQWDELLCQLEAAKQVKPAEE from the exons ATGGCGGCTCTGACGGACGTGCAGCGGCTACAGGCCCGAGTAGAGGAGCTGGAGCGCTGGGTGTACGGGCCGAGCGGGGCGCGCGGCACGCGGAAG GTGGCTGATGGTCTGGTCAAGGTGCAGGTGGCTTTGGGGAACATTGCCAGTAAGAGGGAGAGGGTGAAGATTCTGTACAAAAAGA TTGAAGACTTGATCAAATACCTGGATCCTGAGTACATTGACCGCATTGCCATACCTGATGCCACTAAGTTGCAATTCATCTTAGCAG AGGAGCAGTTTATACTCTCCCAAGTTGCACTCCTGGAGCAGGTGGACAACCTGGTACCCATGTTGGACAGTGCTCCCATCAAAG CCGTTCCTGAGCATGCCGCCCGCCTACAGCACTTGGCTCAGATCCACATCCAGCAGCAG GACAAATGTGTGGAGATCACTGAGGAGTCCAAGGCTCTCCTGGAGGAATACAACAAGATT ACAATGCTTCTTTCTAAGCAGTTCGTGCAGTGGGATGAGCTGCTTTGCCAACTAGAAGCTGCCAAGCAAGTGAAGCCAGCAGAAGAATGA
- the Rpp25l gene encoding ribonuclease P protein subunit p25-like protein, whose amino-acid sequence MEHYRKAGSVELPAPSPMPQLPPDTLEMRVRDGSKIRNLLGLALGRLEGGSARHVVFSGSGRAAGKAVSCAEIVKRRVPGLHQLTKLRFLQTEDSWVPTSPDTGLDPLTVRRNVPAVWVLLSRDPLDPSECGYQPPGAPPGLGSIPSSSCGPRPRRRPRDNRS is encoded by the coding sequence ATGGAGCACTACCGGAAAGCTGGCTCTGTAGAGCTTCCAGCACCTTCCCCAATGCCCCAGCTACCTCCTGACACCCTGGAGATGCGGGTCCGAGATGGCAGCAAGATTCGAAACctgctgggacttgcactgggtcgATTGGAGGGGGGCAGTGCACGACATGTGGTGTTCTCAGGTTCTGGCCGGGCTGCAGGGAAAGCTGTCAGCTGCGCTGAGATTGTCAAGCGTCGAGTTCCAGGTCTGCACCAGCTCACCAAACTGCGTTTCCTGCAGACTGAAGACAGCTGGGTCCCAACTTCACCTGACACAGGTTTAGACCCCCTCACAGTACGTCGCAATGTGCCTGCAGTGTGGGTACTGCTCAGCCGGGACCCCCTGGACCCTAGTGAGTGTGGCTACCAGCCCCCAGGGGCACCCCCtggcctgggttccattcctagctccaGTTGTGGCCCCCGACCCCGAAGAAGGCCTCGAGACAACCGGTCCTGA
- the Arid3c gene encoding AT-rich interactive domain-containing protein 3C isoform X1, producing the protein MEVLQRQQAARLAQGVGPLVPPHPPLPSRPPFPSPQTLQAPEGALGEIGADEEKDAEEDEEGEEAGAEQEATDESCPRAQGPSSPSSQPPGPHPHEWTYEEQFKQLYELDADPRRKEFLDDLFSFMQKRGTPVNRVPIMAKQVLDLYALFRLVTAKGGLVEVINRKVWREVTRGLSLPTTITSAAFTLRTQYMKYLYPYECETRALSSPGELQAAIDSNRREGRRQAYTAAPLFTLAGPPARGAPGPASGPGPGPAPPATLSGSGSGPAQGSASGLPALACAQLSPSPIKKEESGIPTPHLQLPVGLALGPPREKLATEEPPEKRAVLMSPVDPPRPSAPPSFLPRSKVPLREERLDGPLNLAGSGISSINMALEINGVVYTGVLFARRQPVPASQGPTNPAPPPSTGHPSSNLP; encoded by the exons ATGGAGGTCCTGCAGAGACAGCAGGCTGCTCGTCTGGCCCAAGGGGTGGGGCCCTTGGTTCCTCCACATCCACCGCTGCCATCCCGACCTCCCTTTCCTAGTCCCCAGACCCTGCAGGCTCCAGAGGGGGCCTTGGGGGAAATTGGGGCTGATGAAGAGAAGGATGCTGAAGAGGATGAGGAGGGGGAGGAAGCTGGAGCAGAGCAGGAGGCAACTGATGAGAGTTGTCCAAGGGCCCAGGGCCCCAGCTCACCTTCCAGCCAGCCCCCTGGACCCCATCCCCACGAGTGGACCTATGAGGAGCAGTTCAAGCAG TTGTATGAACTTGATGCAGACCCCAGGAGGAAGGAATTTCTGGATGACCTGTTTAGCTTCATGCAGAAGAGGG GGACACCAGTGAATCGTGTGCCCATTATGGCGAAGCAGGTGCTGGACCTGTATGCGCTGTTTCGCCTGGTGACTGCTAAGGGCGGCCTGGTGGAAGTCATCAACCGAAAAGTGTGGCGGGAGGTCACGCGGGGCCTCAGTTTGCCCACCACCATCACCTCAGCCGCCTTCACTCTCCGCACCCA GTACATGAAGTACCTGTACCCGTACGAGTGCGAGACGCGGGCGCTCAGCTCCCCGGGGGAACTCCAGGCCGCCATAGACAGCAATCGGCGCGAGGGCCGTCGCCAAGCTTACACCGCAGCTCCGCTCTTCACCTTAGCAGGGCCACCCGCTAGGGGCGCTCCCGGCCCCGcctctggccctggccctggcccagcCCCGCCCGCAACTCTCTCAGGCTCTGGTTCTGGACCCGCCCAGGGTTCCGCCTCTGGCCTACCAGCGCTTGCTTGCGCCCAGCTGAGTCCCAGCCCTATTAAGAAAG AGGAGAGTGGAATTCCAACCCCTCATCTGCAACTACCTGTGGGCCTTGCCTTGGGACCACCACGGGAGAAGTTGGCAACAGAGGAGCCTCCAGAGAAGAGGGCTGTGCTAATGAGCCCTGTGGACCCACCTCGACCCAGTGCACCCCCCAGTTTCCTGCCCCGCAGCAAAGTTCCCTTGAGGG AAGAGCGGCTGGATGGGCCCCTCAATCTGGCAGGCAGTGGCATCAGCAGTATCAACATGGCGCTAGAGATCAACGGGGTAGTCTACACTG GTGTTCTCTTTGCTCGCCGCCAGCCTGTGCCAGCTTCCCAGGGCCCAACCAACCCTGCACCCCCACCTTCTACTGGGCACCCTTCCAGCAACTTGCCCTGA